From Pseudomonas putida, one genomic window encodes:
- the dsbG gene encoding thiol:disulfide interchange protein DsbG — translation MRMTALLPLSLALLAAPLAQAETLPKAIEQLQAKGAVIKGSFDAPNGLRGYAAEYQNNGIALYLTPDGKHVLVGSLFDEQGQDLSAEPLEKLVYGPMSKAIWAKLEKTSWIADGKADAPRKVYLFSDPNCPYCNMFWQQARPWVESGKVQLRHIMVGIIREDSPGKSAALLAAKDPAKALEQHEKAGKASTLKALDKVPEAVQQKLAANLALMEEMGLQATPAIFYQDEQGNLQSQQGAPRPEALGKILGKR, via the coding sequence ATGCGAATGACTGCACTGCTGCCCCTGTCTCTGGCCCTGCTGGCCGCCCCGCTGGCGCAGGCCGAAACGCTGCCCAAGGCAATCGAGCAACTGCAAGCCAAGGGTGCCGTGATCAAAGGCAGCTTCGATGCACCCAATGGCCTGCGCGGTTACGCCGCCGAGTACCAGAACAACGGCATCGCCCTGTACCTCACGCCCGATGGCAAGCATGTGCTGGTCGGCAGCCTGTTTGACGAACAGGGCCAGGACCTCAGTGCCGAACCCCTGGAAAAGCTGGTGTACGGGCCTATGTCCAAGGCCATCTGGGCGAAACTGGAAAAAACCAGCTGGATCGCTGACGGTAAGGCCGATGCACCGCGCAAGGTCTACCTGTTCAGCGACCCGAACTGCCCGTACTGCAACATGTTCTGGCAGCAGGCGCGGCCATGGGTGGAATCAGGCAAGGTGCAACTGCGCCATATCATGGTCGGCATCATCCGCGAGGACAGCCCGGGCAAGTCGGCGGCACTGCTGGCCGCCAAAGACCCGGCCAAAGCGCTGGAGCAGCATGAGAAAGCAGGCAAGGCCAGTACCCTGAAAGCGCTGGACAAGGTGCCAGAGGCGGTGCAGCAGAAACTGGCGGCGAACCTGGCCTTGATGGAAGAAATGGGCTTGCAGGCCACGCCGGCGATCTTCTATCAGGATGAGCAGGGCAACCTGCAGAGCCAGCAAGGGGCACCACGGCCGGAGGCATTGGGGAAAATTCTCGGCAAGCGCTAA
- a CDS encoding TlpA family protein disulfide reductase yields MLTVTLGPLTMALNHLLMLAALGIASVVGWWVARRGGESPESALFNLFLIGLLCARLGFVLAYWPMYRDDLVQVIDIRDGGFLLWSGLTGVVLASLWQGWRHPGLRRPLGWALFSGALFWGLASLGSHLYSKGTELPELSLRNASGQSVALHSYRGKPLVINIWATWCPPCRREMPVLQHAQGEYPHVTFLFVNQGETPENVSTFLATTGLSLTHVLFDGTGILAQRVGSMALPTTLFYDANGRLIGSHLGELSRASLHRALEPFERAAAPAPAAQGK; encoded by the coding sequence ATGCTGACGGTAACCCTGGGGCCCCTGACCATGGCCCTCAATCATCTGTTGATGCTCGCCGCCCTGGGCATCGCCAGCGTGGTCGGCTGGTGGGTGGCCCGGCGTGGCGGCGAAAGCCCGGAGTCGGCGCTGTTCAACCTGTTCTTGATCGGCCTGCTGTGCGCTCGCCTGGGCTTCGTGCTGGCCTACTGGCCGATGTACCGCGATGACCTGGTGCAGGTGATCGACATCCGCGACGGCGGATTCCTGCTCTGGTCGGGGCTGACCGGCGTCGTGCTCGCCAGCCTCTGGCAAGGTTGGCGCCACCCCGGGCTGCGTCGCCCACTGGGCTGGGCGCTGTTCAGTGGCGCGCTGTTCTGGGGCCTGGCCAGCCTTGGCAGCCATCTGTACAGCAAGGGCACCGAGCTGCCAGAGCTGAGCCTGCGCAATGCCAGCGGGCAATCGGTCGCGCTGCACAGCTATCGCGGCAAGCCGCTGGTGATCAACATCTGGGCGACCTGGTGCCCACCGTGCCGCCGGGAAATGCCGGTGCTGCAACACGCCCAGGGCGAGTACCCTCATGTGACGTTCCTGTTCGTCAACCAAGGCGAGACGCCGGAAAACGTCAGCACCTTCCTCGCCACCACGGGACTGAGCCTGACCCATGTGCTGTTCGACGGCACCGGTATTCTGGCCCAGCGAGTCGGTTCGATGGCCCTGCCCACCACCCTGTTCTACGACGCCAACGGGCGGCTGATCGGCAGCCACCTGGGCGAGCTGTCCCGGGCCAGCCTGCACCGTGCCCTGGAACCTTTCGAACGGGCCGCCGCGCCCGCCCCTGCCGCACAAGGAAAATGA
- the dsbD gene encoding protein-disulfide reductase DsbD: protein MRVLLLFLTFLVAGPLQANPFAVKPDFLPVNQAFVLTHDRQADGQMRLHFQIKQGYYLYQKRLKFDGLPVEQHPQLPPALNHHDEFFGDSAVYREQLELLLPANAEGQLRLGWQGCADAGLCYPPQTTVIDLGGSAAPATDQASDQALASGLQSASLLWSLLAFFGLGLLLAFTPCSLPMLPILAGLVMGNGASARRGWVLAGVYVLSMALVYAGLGVVAALLGASLQAWLQQPWLLGSLAALFVILALPMFGAFELQLPAALRDRLDRAGQSTRGGNLYGAALLGALSGLLLGPCMTAPLAGALLYIAQSGDVLQGALVLFSLGLGMGVPLLLLVTLGNRYLPRPGAWMERVKGVFGFVFLAMALYTVRSLLAAPLLLALSGAWLIALGWAAWPALQRLPALRAVPLLGALWGGLLLIGAAAGGDDLWQPLRPFAGGPAPSATEHGEDAFVTVSRPEDLQRELDAAKARGQWVMVDYYADWCVSCKVMEKKVFARDDVQASLAGVRLLRLDVTADAPASRALLQRYQVPGPPSILWLGPEGEERRARRITGEVDAAAFLQHWAQTRSQG from the coding sequence ATGCGCGTCCTCCTGCTCTTCCTCACATTCCTTGTGGCCGGCCCGCTGCAGGCCAACCCGTTCGCGGTAAAACCCGACTTCCTGCCGGTGAACCAGGCGTTCGTCCTGACCCACGACCGCCAGGCCGACGGCCAGATGCGCCTTCATTTCCAGATCAAACAGGGCTACTACCTCTACCAGAAGCGCCTGAAATTCGATGGCCTGCCCGTCGAGCAGCACCCGCAACTGCCGCCAGCCCTCAACCATCACGATGAATTCTTCGGCGACAGCGCGGTGTACCGCGAGCAACTCGAACTGCTGCTCCCCGCCAACGCCGAAGGCCAGTTGCGCCTGGGCTGGCAAGGCTGCGCCGACGCCGGCCTGTGCTACCCACCGCAAACCACTGTCATCGACCTGGGCGGCAGCGCCGCGCCTGCCACCGACCAGGCCAGCGACCAAGCCCTGGCCAGCGGCCTGCAGAGCGCCAGCCTTCTCTGGAGCCTGCTGGCGTTCTTCGGCCTTGGCCTGCTGCTGGCTTTCACCCCTTGCTCGCTGCCGATGCTGCCGATCCTGGCCGGCCTGGTCATGGGCAACGGCGCCAGCGCACGCCGTGGCTGGGTGCTGGCCGGGGTCTACGTGCTGAGCATGGCGCTGGTCTATGCAGGGCTCGGCGTGGTTGCAGCGCTGCTTGGCGCCAGCCTGCAAGCCTGGTTGCAGCAGCCTTGGCTGTTGGGCAGCCTGGCGGCGCTGTTCGTGATACTTGCCCTGCCGATGTTCGGCGCTTTCGAATTGCAATTGCCAGCCGCCCTGCGTGATCGCCTGGACCGTGCCGGGCAAAGCACCCGTGGCGGCAACCTCTACGGTGCGGCGCTTCTGGGGGCCCTGTCGGGACTGCTGCTCGGGCCGTGCATGACCGCGCCGCTGGCCGGCGCCCTGCTTTACATCGCGCAGAGTGGCGATGTGCTGCAAGGCGCGCTGGTGCTGTTCAGCCTTGGCCTGGGCATGGGTGTGCCCTTGCTGTTGCTGGTCACCTTGGGCAACCGTTATCTGCCCCGCCCAGGCGCCTGGATGGAGCGGGTCAAGGGGGTGTTCGGCTTCGTGTTCCTGGCCATGGCCCTGTACACCGTCCGCAGCCTGCTCGCCGCACCGCTGCTGCTGGCCTTGAGCGGCGCCTGGCTGATTGCGCTGGGCTGGGCGGCCTGGCCGGCCCTGCAGCGTCTGCCGGCCTTGCGCGCCGTACCGTTGCTGGGCGCCTTGTGGGGCGGCCTGCTGCTGATAGGCGCTGCCGCCGGCGGCGATGACCTCTGGCAGCCGTTGCGCCCATTTGCCGGCGGGCCCGCACCTTCGGCCACTGAGCACGGCGAAGATGCGTTCGTCACCGTCAGCCGCCCGGAGGACCTGCAACGCGAGCTCGATGCGGCCAAAGCCCGTGGCCAATGGGTGATGGTCGATTACTACGCCGACTGGTGCGTATCGTGCAAAGTGATGGAAAAAAAGGTGTTTGCCCGTGACGATGTGCAAGCCAGCCTGGCCGGCGTGCGCCTGCTGCGCCTGGACGTGACCGCCGATGCCCCCGCCAGCCGTGCCCTGTTGCAGCGCTACCAGGTACCCGGCCCGCCCAGCATCCTCTGGCTCGGCCCGGAAGGCGAAGAACGCCGCGCGCGGCGCATCACCGGCGAGGTGGATGCGGCCGCCTTCCTGCAACATTGGGCCCAGACCAGGAGCCAAGGCTGA